A genomic window from Candidatus Omnitrophota bacterium includes:
- a CDS encoding glycosyltransferase family 9 protein, which produces MQKALKNILIINPFGIGDVLFTTPLIEALSARTEGSGIGFLCNRRTEPLLRANPKIKWVFVYEKDELRALWKGSKAGYYKRFIALAKDIREKKFDAAIDLSLSREYWFLCFLAGIKERIGFNYKGRGSYLTRKITIDGYHDKHVIEYYLGLLRFMGVEPAQKGISLYLSQEDKEWARGFLKTNGIKEGELVIGIAPAGGASWGREAAIKHWRSDGFAGVADRLIEERGAKVIIMGSEAEAGICEKTAKAMRNPAVMACGKTTLLHSAALMSLCGLVIANDGGPLHLAVAAGTKTVGIFGPVDEKVYGQYPPSGRHKVVKDDIACRPCYRDFRMKECAERKCVSEISAEAVFKAATEALAAK; this is translated from the coding sequence ATGCAAAAAGCCCTAAAAAATATACTTATCATCAATCCTTTCGGCATAGGAGACGTGCTTTTTACGACGCCTCTCATTGAGGCGCTAAGCGCGCGGACCGAAGGCTCCGGAATAGGTTTCCTTTGTAACCGCCGCACAGAACCCTTGCTAAGGGCTAACCCGAAGATAAAATGGGTTTTCGTCTACGAAAAAGACGAGCTGAGGGCGCTCTGGAAGGGATCGAAGGCCGGATATTACAAAAGATTCATTGCCTTGGCGAAAGATATCAGGGAGAAAAAATTTGATGCGGCCATAGACCTTTCGCTGAGCAGGGAATATTGGTTCCTGTGTTTCCTAGCGGGTATAAAGGAAAGGATAGGGTTTAATTATAAAGGCAGGGGCAGTTACCTGACCAGGAAGATAACTATAGACGGTTATCACGATAAGCATGTAATAGAATATTATTTGGGGCTTTTGCGGTTTATGGGGGTTGAGCCGGCGCAAAAAGGGATAAGCCTGTACCTTTCGCAGGAAGATAAAGAGTGGGCTCGCGGTTTCCTCAAAACAAACGGGATTAAAGAGGGTGAGTTGGTCATCGGTATCGCACCGGCAGGAGGCGCGAGCTGGGGCAGGGAAGCCGCGATAAAGCATTGGCGAAGCGATGGCTTTGCCGGAGTCGCCGACCGCCTTATAGAAGAACGGGGCGCGAAGGTGATCATAATGGGTAGCGAGGCCGAGGCCGGAATATGCGAAAAGACGGCGAAGGCTATGAGGAATCCGGCTGTGATGGCTTGCGGCAAGACCACGCTTCTGCATTCCGCGGCGCTTATGTCCCTGTGCGGGCTTGTCATCGCCAATGACGGAGGGCCTTTGCATCTTGCCGTTGCTGCCGGGACGAAGACCGTGGGGATATTCGGGCCGGTCGATGAGAAGGTGTATGGGCAGTATCCGCCCTCAGGGAGGCATAAAGTCGTCAAAGATGATATCGCGTGCCGCCCATGTTACAGGGATTTCAGGATGAAAGAGTGCGCCGAGAGGAAGTGCGTCTCGGAGATAAGTGCCGAAGCCGTTTTTAAGGCGGCAACGGAGGCATTGGCGGCCAAATGA
- a CDS encoding glycosyltransferase produces MKLALIFNKEREDTIGRYFERAAAKMGIEFDHFWTSNNNIPAGYDLYLRIDHGDYKYDIPGHLKPSAFYAIDTHLEKPYRKIKEQAGHYGFVFCAQKPGVKKLKRDAGIAAEWVHIACDPEIHKDLKIDRNLDIAFVGTEGKKNLRGELLKLLARGYPDSYIGRADSRFMSNIYSGAKIGFNYSINGDINMRMFEVLSCGALLITNRLRDDSGFNELFADGKNLVTYGSAGELLRKTEYYLSHDEERVNIAGEGRALAVSRYTYEASLKKMLEVCGWK; encoded by the coding sequence ATGAAACTCGCGCTGATCTTTAATAAGGAGAGGGAAGACACGATAGGGCGTTATTTTGAGCGTGCCGCGGCGAAAATGGGCATAGAGTTCGACCATTTCTGGACGAGCAATAACAATATTCCGGCCGGATATGACCTTTACCTGCGCATCGACCATGGCGACTATAAATATGACATACCGGGCCACCTCAAGCCTTCCGCCTTTTACGCGATAGACACCCATCTCGAAAAGCCGTACAGGAAGATAAAAGAACAGGCCGGGCATTACGGTTTTGTTTTTTGCGCCCAAAAGCCCGGGGTGAAAAAACTTAAAAGAGATGCCGGTATCGCCGCCGAGTGGGTCCACATCGCCTGCGATCCGGAGATACATAAAGACCTGAAGATCGACCGCAACCTCGACATCGCTTTTGTCGGGACGGAAGGCAAGAAGAATTTAAGGGGAGAACTCCTTAAGCTCCTCGCGCGGGGATACCCGGACAGTTATATCGGCAGGGCGGATTCGCGCTTTATGTCTAACATCTACAGCGGCGCGAAGATAGGGTTCAATTATTCGATAAACGGCGATATAAACATGAGGATGTTCGAAGTGCTTTCGTGCGGAGCGCTGCTTATTACGAACAGGTTGAGGGATGACAGCGGCTTTAACGAGCTATTCGCGGACGGAAAGAACCTCGTGACATACGGCAGCGCCGGGGAATTATTGAGGAAGACGGAATATTATCTTTCCCATGACGAAGAGAGGGTAAATATCGCCGGGGAGGGCCGTGCGCTTGCGGTCAGCCGGTATACCTATGAAGCCAGCCTGAAGAAAATGCTGGAGGTGTGCGGATGGAAATAA
- a CDS encoding glycosyltransferase family 2 protein, translating into MEIRCDLVLLSWNNLAILKRCVESLMRCTGVASRLIIVDNGSTEKGIREFLSEIKDGPNIRVEVIFNRLNEGFPLGMNKGMERSRAPYVCLLNNDIIATEGWLEEMIRVAGSDPSVGIVNPSSNNFGLRFGEDTTLEEFSRGFVKHSGEWIEMNASVGFCMLIKREVIEKIGFLDDKFGYAYFEDTDYSRRAQAAGFKCAMANGCYVYHEEGKSGKFLKDKDDTFDRSARIFEKRWGRILRVAFIVTEKEAVSMEKAAQEIREELVGHNRVWLFVEKGVDLSSLPKHLDLMNDSPKNFFKLRSFWNIIIRKKRFDRIYTGDPVLRGALAGYRFFRGAEIREI; encoded by the coding sequence ATGGAAATAAGGTGCGACCTTGTCCTTTTAAGCTGGAACAACCTCGCTATCCTGAAACGGTGCGTGGAATCGTTGATGCGCTGCACCGGCGTCGCTTCGCGCCTGATAATTGTCGACAACGGGTCGACAGAAAAAGGGATCCGCGAGTTCCTGTCGGAGATCAAGGACGGGCCGAACATCCGCGTAGAGGTGATCTTCAACCGCCTCAACGAAGGTTTTCCGCTTGGCATGAACAAGGGAATGGAGAGATCCCGCGCCCCGTACGTTTGCCTGCTTAACAATGATATAATCGCGACTGAAGGCTGGCTGGAGGAGATGATAAGGGTGGCCGGGAGCGACCCGTCGGTAGGCATCGTCAACCCTTCTTCCAATAACTTCGGGCTGCGTTTCGGAGAAGACACCACGCTGGAGGAATTTTCGAGGGGATTCGTGAAACACTCCGGCGAATGGATCGAGATGAACGCCTCTGTCGGCTTCTGCATGCTCATTAAGCGGGAAGTGATAGAAAAGATCGGATTTCTCGACGACAAATTCGGTTACGCCTATTTCGAGGATACGGATTACAGCCGCAGGGCACAGGCCGCGGGGTTTAAATGCGCGATGGCGAACGGATGCTACGTGTACCACGAGGAGGGCAAGTCCGGGAAATTTCTCAAGGACAAGGATGATACGTTCGACAGGAGCGCGCGGATATTCGAGAAGAGATGGGGCAGGATACTTCGCGTCGCCTTTATCGTGACGGAGAAAGAAGCCGTTTCCATGGAAAAGGCCGCGCAGGAGATAAGAGAGGAACTGGTTGGGCATAACAGGGTTTGGCTCTTCGTGGAAAAAGGCGTCGACCTCAGCTCCCTCCCAAAACATCTTGACCTTATGAACGATTCCCCTAAAAACTTCTTTAAGTTGAGATCATTTTGGAATATCATTATAAGGAAAAAGAGGTTCGACAGGATATATACCGGGGATCCCGTGCTGCGCGGCGCGCTTGCGGGTTACCGGTTCTTCCGCGGCGCGGAGATAAGGGAAATTTAA
- a CDS encoding glycosyltransferase family 2 protein, with translation MEQKIPVSVVVIVKNEEKRIASCLESVAWADDIVIVDDMSTDRTVEIARRYTDRIFERKMDIEGVHRNYAYSQAKNGWVFSLDADEIISPELKEEIVRVIKEDADNKLNEYVVFAVPMRNYIGDHWVKWGGWYPAHKDRFFRKGRFKYEEAAVHPRVFYDGKCGRLNGDIIHYSYENFAELIDSLNGQTSKEAEKWFSTGKKMPLQTALWRTLDRFFRSYVGNKGYRDGVIGLMVAVNGGLYQLLSYAKYRELGRGQKAK, from the coding sequence ATGGAGCAGAAGATACCGGTTTCGGTGGTTGTAATAGTAAAGAATGAGGAGAAGAGGATCGCATCCTGCCTCGAGAGCGTTGCATGGGCCGACGATATCGTGATCGTGGACGATATGAGCACGGACAGGACAGTCGAGATCGCGCGCCGCTACACAGACAGGATATTTGAGAGGAAGATGGACATAGAAGGCGTCCACAGGAATTATGCCTACTCCCAGGCGAAGAACGGATGGGTCTTCAGCCTGGATGCCGACGAGATCATAAGCCCGGAATTGAAAGAAGAGATCGTCCGCGTGATCAAAGAGGACGCGGATAACAAGCTTAATGAGTATGTTGTTTTTGCCGTGCCGATGCGCAATTATATCGGCGATCACTGGGTAAAATGGGGCGGCTGGTATCCGGCGCATAAGGACAGGTTCTTCAGGAAGGGAAGGTTTAAATACGAAGAGGCGGCCGTGCACCCGCGCGTCTTCTACGACGGAAAGTGCGGCCGGCTCAACGGCGATATAATCCATTATTCCTACGAGAATTTCGCGGAACTTATCGATTCGCTGAACGGCCAGACTTCAAAAGAAGCGGAGAAGTGGTTTTCTACGGGGAAGAAGATGCCTCTGCAGACGGCTTTGTGGCGCACCCTGGACAGGTTCTTCAGGAGTTATGTCGGCAACAAAGGGTATCGCGACGGCGTCATCGGCCTCATGGTGGCGGTGAACGGCGGTCTTTACCAGTTGTTAAGTTACGCCAAATACAGGGAGCTGGGTCGTGGCCAAAAAGCAAAATAA
- the gmhB gene encoding D-glycero-beta-D-manno-heptose 1,7-bisphosphate 7-phosphatase has protein sequence MAKKQNKVIFLDRDGVINKDPEHLKFQYVTKWKDFKFLPGAKRAIKMLTDAGYSVYIISNQAGIAKKYFSMRDLKRITVNMAREAEKAGGKITGAYYCPHRTEDNCGCRKPKAGLFKKALKRGPIDFKKTFFVGDNIRDVQAGKAIGCRTLLVLSGKVRSRKDDGWAAKPDFIRQDLLEAVEFILKNDRRNI, from the coding sequence GTGGCCAAAAAGCAAAATAAAGTAATATTCCTCGACAGGGACGGGGTCATAAACAAGGACCCTGAACATCTGAAATTCCAATATGTGACCAAGTGGAAGGATTTCAAGTTCCTGCCGGGAGCGAAACGCGCCATAAAGATGCTTACGGACGCCGGGTATTCGGTATATATAATCTCCAACCAGGCAGGGATCGCAAAAAAGTATTTCTCGATGCGGGACCTTAAACGTATAACTGTTAACATGGCGAGGGAAGCGGAAAAGGCCGGCGGGAAGATAACGGGGGCCTATTACTGCCCGCACCGGACCGAGGATAACTGCGGCTGCCGGAAACCCAAGGCGGGCCTTTTCAAAAAGGCGCTGAAGAGGGGCCCGATCGATTTCAAGAAGACTTTTTTTGTAGGCGACAATATCAGGGATGTCCAGGCCGGGAAGGCGATAGGATGCAGGACCCTTTTGGTGTTGTCCGGTAAGGTAAGGTCGAGGAAGGATGACGGCTGGGCGGCAAAACCGGACTTCATTAGACAGGATCTTTTGGAAGCCGTGGAATTCATATTAAAGAATGATAGGAGAAATATATGA
- a CDS encoding glycosyltransferase, which produces MKVFIIHAQAGAGHKSAALAIKDAFDKANTGHDVRVVDSLEYANRLFRFTYVWGYNFMVSKAPFLWTFSFYFTDFKPLRPLIRTVRRMMNFVNGHKLYSFIRKEKPDCIVATHFLATDIVSNLKMSKLYDGKLITCVTDYGVHDFWISSQVDIYVAAAEYTKNELVSKGIQADKIRVLGIPVQEKFTKKLDRGEAAAKLGLKEGLFTVLIIGGGLGVGPIPEMVETIAGTSEPFQLLVVCGRNEGLLKEIGDIARRSKIFIKPYGFVDNVNELMDASDVMISKPGGLSISEAMVKGVPVIVNAYIPGQEESNLMFLEKNGVGVGVKTIGETLDKLEALYRSKDTLDTMRAKAKQLGKPSSASDIVLLVLETIEKKWSTLVKN; this is translated from the coding sequence ATGAAGGTATTCATCATCCATGCCCAGGCCGGGGCCGGGCACAAGAGCGCCGCCCTGGCGATAAAAGACGCCTTCGATAAGGCCAACACAGGCCACGATGTCAGGGTGGTAGATTCCCTGGAATACGCGAACCGGCTGTTCAGGTTCACCTATGTCTGGGGATATAACTTCATGGTCTCGAAGGCGCCTTTCCTCTGGACATTCTCGTTCTATTTTACCGATTTCAAGCCGCTGCGGCCGCTTATAAGGACTGTAAGGCGCATGATGAATTTCGTAAACGGGCATAAACTCTACTCCTTCATAAGGAAAGAGAAGCCGGATTGTATCGTCGCTACGCATTTCCTGGCGACGGACATAGTATCCAACCTTAAAATGTCGAAACTCTATGACGGCAAACTCATCACGTGCGTCACGGATTACGGCGTGCATGATTTCTGGATATCGTCCCAGGTGGACATCTATGTCGCTGCGGCAGAATACACCAAGAACGAGCTTGTGAGCAAAGGCATACAAGCCGATAAGATAAGGGTGCTCGGCATCCCGGTCCAGGAGAAATTCACGAAGAAACTGGATCGAGGAGAGGCGGCGGCGAAACTCGGCCTGAAAGAGGGCCTATTTACCGTCCTTATTATCGGGGGCGGGCTTGGCGTCGGCCCGATACCGGAGATGGTCGAGACTATCGCCGGGACATCGGAGCCGTTCCAGCTCCTCGTAGTATGCGGCAGGAACGAGGGTCTTCTCAAGGAGATAGGGGATATCGCCAGGAGATCAAAAATATTTATCAAGCCTTACGGTTTTGTCGACAACGTGAACGAATTGATGGACGCCTCCGACGTGATGATATCCAAACCCGGCGGGCTGAGCATATCCGAGGCAATGGTCAAGGGCGTGCCTGTCATTGTCAATGCCTATATACCGGGGCAGGAAGAGAGCAACCTTATGTTCCTGGAAAAGAACGGGGTGGGCGTGGGAGTCAAGACCATCGGTGAGACCCTCGACAAGCTTGAAGCCCTTTACAGGTCAAAAGATACCCTCGATACGATGAGGGCGAAGGCGAAACAGCTGGGCAAGCCGTCATCGGCGAGCGATATAGTCCTGCTTGTGCTGGAGACCATCGAGAAGAAATGGTCAACACTCGTAAAGAACTGA
- a CDS encoding uracil-DNA glycosylase gives MTNKKDLAGIASNAREDLAGIARDLKSYIKSEKAAGIADVITPARRRDAASGSKKAALLEPVKKEVFSCRRCLLYKIKKNYVFSDGDPEARLVFIGEAPGEDEDIRGVPFVGRAGQLLTKMIEAMGLRRQDVYICNVIKCRPPNNRAPLPEEVTACKDYLLRQVGIISPKVICCLGKHAAEALLGTEVFITKIRGKEFEFNGVTLIPTYHPAYLLRNPSAKKEVWQDLKKIMNILSEQD, from the coding sequence ATGACAAATAAGAAAGATCTTGCCGGCATCGCCAGCAACGCTCGTGAAGATCTTGCCGGCATCGCCCGGGACCTGAAGTCCTATATAAAATCCGAGAAGGCGGCCGGCATTGCCGATGTCATAACGCCTGCCCGGCGCAGGGATGCCGCATCCGGGTCGAAGAAAGCCGCATTGCTCGAGCCGGTAAAGAAAGAAGTATTTTCATGCCGGCGCTGCCTACTTTATAAGATCAAGAAGAATTACGTATTTTCAGACGGGGACCCCGAAGCCCGGCTTGTATTCATAGGTGAGGCGCCGGGCGAAGACGAAGATATCCGGGGGGTACCGTTCGTCGGCCGCGCAGGGCAGCTCCTGACGAAGATGATAGAGGCGATGGGCCTCAGGCGCCAAGACGTCTATATCTGCAACGTCATAAAATGCCGGCCTCCTAACAACAGGGCGCCCCTGCCGGAAGAAGTTACCGCATGCAAGGATTACCTCCTCAGGCAGGTCGGGATAATCTCGCCTAAGGTCATCTGCTGCCTCGGGAAACATGCCGCTGAGGCGCTACTGGGCACCGAGGTCTTCATAACAAAGATCAGGGGTAAAGAGTTCGAATTTAACGGCGTCACGCTTATCCCCACTTATCATCCCGCCTACCTTTTAAGGAATCCCTCCGCCAAGAAAGAAGTATGGCAGGACCTAAAGAAGATAATGAATATCCTTTCGGAGCAGGATTGA
- the priA gene encoding primosomal protein N', whose translation MAGPKEDNEYPFGAGLTNPKAKEFVEVAVGLPVRKPFHYRVPASLKEKVEIGKRVWVPFGPRRIVGYVTDFVDKPRFEGIKEILSVIDEEGPVISAELLALTKWIAGYYHSSWGEAIEAALPGTLKKGKIKTKPRHPLVEEEYEPTGNFKPTDEQDAALRSIRESISKGKNNVYLLHGITGSGKTEVYMQSIESALKLGRSAIVLVPEISLTPQAAERFKSRFGSIVAVLHSRLLGSERFLEWKKLKEGTAKIAVGARSAIFAPVKNLGLIVIDEEHETSYKQDDAPRYNARDVAIERARSAGAAVILGSATPSLESFQKAASGEYKLLKITERIEKRALPKVDIIDMRQELIDSREPKIFSRALEHAISQVLSRHGQVMLFMNRRGFSTFINCKKCGYVVTCKYCNVSMTYHFDTKKLNCHYCNYQVGPPEKCPKCKGGDIRYFGIGTQKIESEAARLFPAARIARMDTDATVKRGSHRQILSEFKKHKIDILVGTQMIAKGHDFPRVTLVGVVSADTALNLPDFRAGERTFNLLTQVAGRAGRGSEPGRVIVQTFSPNHYAIEKSIEHDYVGFFNEEIKFRKELNYPPFTHIVEIKLRGRKEERVIKAAQDLGAVLNLFIAGEVLSEAKGKPVEMVGPAPEFISKIKGQFRWNLLLKGQDPAVICGFIDKALDNLKGKSGLIITVDVDPMGL comes from the coding sequence ATGGCAGGACCTAAAGAAGATAATGAATATCCTTTCGGAGCAGGATTGACGAATCCGAAGGCAAAAGAGTTCGTTGAAGTAGCGGTCGGCCTTCCCGTCAGGAAACCGTTCCACTACAGGGTTCCCGCCTCCCTGAAAGAAAAAGTGGAGATCGGCAAGCGTGTTTGGGTACCTTTCGGCCCGAGGCGGATCGTCGGTTATGTCACCGATTTTGTCGATAAGCCCCGGTTCGAAGGTATAAAGGAGATCCTCTCGGTAATAGACGAGGAGGGCCCGGTGATCAGCGCCGAGCTGCTGGCGCTTACGAAGTGGATCGCCGGTTATTACCACTCGTCGTGGGGAGAGGCGATCGAGGCCGCGCTTCCCGGCACGCTGAAGAAAGGGAAGATAAAGACAAAGCCCCGCCATCCTTTGGTCGAAGAGGAATACGAACCCACCGGGAATTTCAAGCCCACGGACGAGCAGGACGCCGCTCTGAGATCCATCAGGGAATCCATATCGAAAGGCAAAAACAACGTCTACCTGCTGCACGGCATCACAGGCAGCGGCAAGACCGAGGTCTATATGCAGTCGATCGAATCGGCGCTCAAATTGGGGAGGTCCGCAATAGTATTGGTGCCGGAGATCTCTCTTACGCCCCAGGCGGCCGAACGTTTCAAGTCGAGGTTCGGGAGTATCGTGGCGGTCCTGCACAGCAGGCTTCTCGGGAGCGAAAGGTTTTTAGAATGGAAAAAACTTAAGGAAGGGACCGCGAAGATCGCGGTGGGCGCGCGATCGGCCATATTCGCGCCGGTCAAAAACCTCGGCCTGATAGTGATAGATGAAGAACACGAGACGTCCTATAAACAGGACGACGCGCCGAGATATAATGCCAGGGACGTCGCGATAGAACGCGCCAGGTCCGCGGGCGCCGCGGTCATCCTCGGCAGCGCCACCCCGTCCCTTGAAAGTTTCCAGAAGGCGGCGTCAGGCGAATACAAATTACTGAAGATCACCGAGCGCATAGAGAAGAGGGCCCTGCCGAAGGTCGATATAATAGACATGCGCCAGGAGCTTATCGATTCCAGGGAGCCGAAGATATTCTCCCGCGCGCTTGAACACGCCATATCGCAGGTCCTGAGCAGGCACGGCCAGGTGATGCTCTTCATGAACAGGAGGGGGTTCTCGACCTTCATAAACTGCAAGAAGTGCGGCTATGTGGTGACCTGCAAATACTGCAACGTCTCGATGACATATCATTTCGACACAAAGAAGCTTAACTGCCATTACTGCAATTACCAGGTTGGTCCTCCTGAGAAATGTCCGAAATGCAAAGGAGGAGATATCAGGTATTTCGGCATCGGCACGCAAAAGATCGAGAGCGAGGCGGCCAGGCTTTTTCCTGCCGCGAGGATAGCCAGGATGGATACCGACGCGACGGTAAAGAGGGGCTCCCACCGCCAGATACTCTCGGAATTCAAGAAACATAAAATAGATATCCTTGTCGGGACTCAGATGATAGCCAAGGGCCACGACTTCCCGCGGGTGACGCTCGTCGGGGTCGTCTCGGCGGATACGGCTCTCAACCTGCCGGATTTCAGGGCCGGCGAGAGGACTTTCAACCTCCTGACGCAGGTCGCGGGCCGCGCGGGCAGAGGATCAGAACCCGGCAGGGTGATCGTCCAGACATTCTCTCCCAACCATTACGCGATAGAAAAGAGCATCGAGCACGATTATGTCGGATTTTTCAACGAGGAGATAAAATTCCGCAAAGAGCTGAATTACCCTCCGTTCACGCATATCGTCGAGATAAAGCTGAGGGGAAGGAAGGAAGAGAGGGTGATAAAGGCCGCGCAGGACCTCGGGGCCGTCCTGAACCTTTTCATCGCCGGCGAAGTCCTTAGCGAAGCTAAGGGAAAGCCGGTGGAGATGGTAGGCCCGGCGCCGGAATTCATATCGAAGATAAAAGGGCAATTCAGGTGGAACCTGCTGCTTAAAGGGCAAGACCCTGCGGTGATCTGCGGATTTATAGACAAAGCCCTGGATAACCTGAAAGGGAAGTCGGGCCTGATCATTACGGTAGATGTCGACCCGATGGGATTGTGA
- a CDS encoding tetratricopeptide repeat protein — MDESDLANLPKQVSDYYQKGLEAVKRENFGYAIELFSSALALKQDFAEARFYLWLSLWEQQRHHPNIIKLVTGKIFGFITMMGGFSLQKAGKTWEAIYQFEKAMKADPGNAAILNAIADCFLSEGQTLNAIKILEGVPMINNNDSKTLKKLAGLYKGMENYEKARAFYKAALQANPGDMDAEHGIKELDAIKTLIKGSFDQ; from the coding sequence ATGGACGAATCGGATTTAGCCAATCTTCCGAAACAGGTAAGCGATTATTATCAAAAAGGCCTTGAGGCCGTCAAAAGAGAAAATTTCGGTTACGCTATAGAACTCTTCAGTTCCGCGCTCGCCTTAAAACAGGATTTTGCGGAGGCGCGCTTCTACCTCTGGCTCTCCCTTTGGGAGCAGCAAAGGCATCATCCGAATATAATTAAATTGGTCACCGGAAAAATATTCGGGTTTATCACCATGATGGGCGGGTTTTCGCTCCAAAAAGCGGGCAAGACGTGGGAGGCGATCTATCAGTTCGAGAAGGCAATGAAGGCCGACCCGGGAAATGCCGCGATCCTGAACGCCATAGCCGATTGCTTCCTGAGCGAGGGGCAAACCTTAAACGCCATAAAGATATTGGAAGGCGTCCCGATGATAAATAACAACGATTCTAAAACACTCAAGAAACTGGCGGGGCTTTACAAGGGCATGGAGAATTATGAAAAGGCGCGCGCTTTCTATAAGGCGGCCCTGCAGGCCAACCCAGGCGATATGGACGCCGAACACGGCATAAAAGAGCTCGACGCCATAAAGACCCTCATCAAGGGCTCGTTCGACCAGTAG
- the def gene encoding peptide deformylase, whose amino-acid sequence MSILQVRKYPDPVLKKKARPVKTVTERERSLIEDMIETMKLSEGVGLAATQVGVSKRIIVFNPSCDEWRADALINPVIVKKRGSEKKEEGCLSLPGTNGLVRRSTYIVVEGLDIKGKPACFEARDLLARIFQHEIDHLDGILFIDRLSPVKRFMAKRKLKKELK is encoded by the coding sequence ATGTCCATCTTACAGGTACGCAAATATCCGGATCCTGTCCTCAAGAAGAAGGCCCGGCCGGTCAAAACCGTGACCGAGCGCGAGAGGAGCCTTATCGAGGATATGATCGAGACGATGAAGCTCTCCGAAGGGGTCGGCCTCGCGGCCACGCAGGTAGGGGTATCTAAAAGGATCATCGTCTTCAACCCGTCTTGCGACGAGTGGCGAGCAGATGCCCTCATAAACCCGGTCATAGTGAAAAAGCGCGGGAGCGAGAAGAAGGAGGAGGGCTGCCTGAGCCTGCCCGGGACAAACGGTCTTGTCCGTCGCAGCACCTATATAGTGGTCGAAGGGCTTGATATAAAAGGAAAACCCGCCTGCTTTGAGGCGAGGGACCTCCTGGCCAGGATATTCCAGCACGAGATAGACCACCTCGATGGGATCCTCTTCATCGACAGGCTCAGCCCTGTCAAGCGCTTCATGGCGAAGCGCAAACTCAAAAAAGAGCTCAAATGA
- the fmt gene encoding methionyl-tRNA formyltransferase, with translation MTIVFFGTSGFAVPSLVKLSKFHDIAAVVTKPDKPSGRSLKTAQSPVKIKADSLGIPVTSIDDISAAQALAELKKYKADLFVVISYGKILSGDILSLPKLYPVGLHASLLPEYRGASPISSALLNGEVRTGVTVFKLTGKMDAGEIIMQKEADILDLDNAETLSEKLSNLGANLLVNAVDSIAERKAQFTKQDESEATFTPKLKKEDGRIDWNKPAQEVRDKVRAYYGWPGAFSRLNGRTIKIWAAEPVGLPEQKGLAPGQIAALDGTGMIVACGSGFLRIKELQAEGGKRMKARDYVLGNKVSVGDSFVN, from the coding sequence ATGACGATAGTCTTTTTCGGCACGTCCGGGTTCGCGGTCCCAAGCCTCGTTAAATTGAGCAAATTCCACGATATCGCCGCCGTAGTGACCAAACCGGATAAGCCGAGTGGCAGGAGCCTCAAGACGGCGCAGTCCCCGGTAAAGATAAAAGCGGATTCCCTGGGGATACCCGTCACCTCGATAGACGACATTTCTGCAGCCCAAGCCTTGGCCGAACTCAAAAAATATAAGGCCGACCTCTTCGTAGTGATCTCGTACGGGAAGATACTATCCGGCGATATACTCTCTTTGCCGAAACTTTATCCGGTAGGCTTGCACGCGTCGCTGCTCCCGGAATACAGGGGCGCCTCGCCTATAAGCTCTGCGTTGTTGAACGGCGAAGTGAGGACAGGCGTCACGGTTTTTAAGTTGACAGGGAAGATGGATGCAGGCGAGATAATTATGCAAAAGGAAGCCGATATCCTCGATTTGGATAATGCCGAGACGCTCTCCGAAAAGCTCTCTAACCTCGGCGCCAACCTGCTTGTCAATGCCGTGGATTCGATAGCCGAGCGGAAAGCGCAATTCACAAAACAGGATGAATCCGAAGCTACATTTACCCCTAAACTGAAGAAAGAGGACGGAAGGATAGATTGGAACAAGCCGGCTCAAGAAGTCCGCGACAAGGTCAGGGCTTATTACGGCTGGCCCGGCGCGTTCTCCCGCCTTAACGGCCGGACAATAAAAATATGGGCCGCAGAGCCTGTAGGCCTCCCGGAGCAGAAGGGCCTTGCGCCCGGGCAGATAGCCGCGCTCGACGGCACCGGTATGATCGTAGCGTGCGGCAGCGGCTTTCTCAGGATAAAGGAGCTCCAGGCCGAGGGCGGAAAGCGCATGAAGGCCAGGGATTACGTCCTCGGCAACAAGGTTTCAGTCGGCGACAGCTTCGTTAATTGA